In Capillimicrobium parvum, a genomic segment contains:
- a CDS encoding ArsR/SmtB family transcription factor, whose translation MTIDLELTPKQKRPAGERCCEPVVYPDVDREQAIRLAEVAKALGDPIRLQLVDVLRRHAGKVCVCELVPLFDVSQPTLSHHLKKLRDAGLVDSERRGLWAYYYVLPHALGELGAWLR comes from the coding sequence ATGACCATCGATCTCGAGCTGACCCCGAAGCAGAAGCGGCCCGCCGGCGAGCGCTGCTGCGAGCCGGTCGTCTACCCCGACGTCGACCGCGAGCAGGCGATCCGGCTCGCCGAGGTCGCCAAGGCGCTCGGCGATCCCATCCGCCTCCAGCTCGTCGACGTCCTGCGCCGGCACGCCGGAAAGGTCTGCGTGTGCGAGCTCGTCCCGCTGTTCGACGTCTCCCAGCCGACGCTCAGCCACCACCTGAAGAAGCTGCGCGACGCCGGCCTCGTCGACTCCGAGCGCCGCGGCCTGTGGGCGTACTACTACGTGCTGCCCCACGCGCTCGGCGAGCTCGGCGCCTGGCTTCGCTGA
- a CDS encoding aquaporin yields MDRPDLARRMLMEAIGAFALVVAGCGAIIADTTRDGALGTVGISLVFGLIIMVMVYAGGHLSGAHYNPAVTIAFALARHFPVREAVAYIGSQVAGAVAGAGLLLAAWTDRPADLGATVPSVATGTALLYEVVLTALLMFVITAVATDTRAVGAAAAIAIGGAVGLDALFGGPITGASMNPARSFGPALASGTWTDFWVYVAGPVAGAAIGVFAYELVRGRRPTGPPPITSER; encoded by the coding sequence GTGGATCGGCCCGACCTCGCCCGGCGGATGCTGATGGAGGCCATCGGCGCGTTCGCGCTGGTGGTCGCCGGATGTGGCGCGATCATCGCGGACACGACCCGCGACGGCGCGCTCGGGACGGTCGGCATCAGCCTCGTCTTCGGGCTGATCATCATGGTCATGGTCTACGCGGGCGGGCACCTCTCGGGGGCGCACTACAACCCGGCGGTGACGATCGCGTTCGCGCTCGCGCGCCACTTCCCGGTCCGCGAGGCGGTGGCCTACATCGGGTCCCAAGTCGCCGGCGCGGTCGCGGGCGCCGGCCTGCTGCTGGCGGCGTGGACGGACCGCCCCGCGGACCTGGGCGCCACGGTGCCGAGCGTCGCGACGGGCACCGCGCTGCTCTACGAGGTCGTGCTCACCGCACTGCTGATGTTCGTCATCACGGCGGTCGCCACCGACACCCGGGCGGTCGGTGCGGCGGCGGCGATCGCGATCGGCGGCGCGGTCGGACTCGACGCGCTGTTCGGCGGTCCGATCACGGGCGCCTCGATGAACCCCGCCCGCAGCTTCGGCCCGGCGCTCGCGTCGGGCACGTGGACCGACTTCTGGGTCTACGTCGCCGGACCCGTCGCCGGTGCGGCGATCGGCGTGTTCGCCTACGAGCTCGTGCGCGGCCGCCGACCCACGGGCCCACCCCCGATCACGAGCGAGCGTTGA
- a CDS encoding arsenate reductase ArsC — protein MANVLFVCLQNAGRSQMSQALLERAAGGRHAARSAGSQADPAGRVHPEVVEVMRELGIDLAGRRPHRLQQADAEWADVVVTMGCGDACPYIPGKRYVDWDLPDPAGQSLDAVRATRDDIARRVDDLLAPLDAGA, from the coding sequence ATGGCCAACGTCCTCTTCGTCTGCCTGCAGAACGCCGGCCGCTCGCAGATGAGCCAGGCGCTGCTCGAGCGCGCCGCCGGCGGCCGTCACGCCGCCCGCTCGGCCGGCAGCCAGGCGGACCCGGCCGGGCGCGTGCACCCCGAGGTCGTCGAGGTCATGCGCGAGCTCGGCATCGACCTCGCCGGCCGCCGCCCGCATCGCCTGCAGCAGGCGGACGCCGAGTGGGCCGACGTGGTCGTGACGATGGGCTGCGGCGACGCCTGCCCCTACATCCCCGGCAAGCGCTATGTCGACTGGGACCTGCCCGACCCGGCCGGTCAGAGCCTCGACGCCGTCCGCGCCACCCGCGACGACATCGCCCGGCGCGTCGACGATCTCCTGGCCCCGCTCGACGCCGGCGCCTGA
- a CDS encoding STAS domain-containing protein gives MGELATVDVVADGGLLRAGVRGELDAASVPLVRARLVEALATAETGLVLDLSAVTFMDSAAVELMFDLRERLAGHGMRLTLVVPAGAPIRRTLEVTDGGQGLLELVEPPAT, from the coding sequence ATGGGTGAGCTCGCCACGGTGGACGTCGTCGCCGACGGCGGCCTTCTGCGCGCGGGCGTCCGGGGCGAGCTCGACGCCGCCTCCGTGCCCTTGGTCCGCGCGCGGCTCGTCGAGGCGCTCGCCACCGCCGAGACGGGGCTCGTCCTCGACCTGTCGGCGGTGACGTTCATGGACTCGGCGGCCGTCGAGCTCATGTTCGACCTGCGCGAACGGCTCGCTGGCCACGGGATGCGCCTCACGCTCGTCGTCCCGGCCGGGGCGCCGATCCGGCGGACGCTCGAGGTCACCGACGGCGGTCAGGGGCTGCTCGAGCTCGTCGAGCCGCCGGCGACGTGA
- a CDS encoding SpoIIE family protein phosphatase, producing the protein MRGVDQGSGGESLDFLSGGREMGRLMREHDWSASAIGHPRSWPQSLRTATSMCLSSRFPMLIWWGPQLVKVYNDSYVPILGDKHPRALGAPGRQVWPEIWDVIGPMLDGVMTEGRATWSEDQLLLMTRAGFEEETYFTFSYSPIIDESGGVGGVFCAVTETTRSVLGARRLRVLTEVADRAGGTHDLAAVARSVIAALAADAADVPFALLYEGARLVAATGVTARTEARLAELVPGGGHGLDTVLNATGRAPRIVPAPPAIELAGPDPAALAGAYVAALDCGDGSWRLVLGVPARLALDDELRRFHRLLSRAVATALSAAFVLEEERARTTALAELDRAKTDFFTNISHEFRTPLTLMLGPLEDELARRPAADGDGDGDGDGDGDGVAIAHRNAMRLLRLVNALLDFSRAETGGTRADARPTDLAALTAQLASNFESAVRDAGLSFEVDVAALVAPVQVDPELWERILLNLLSNALKHTFDGSITVHGAQRDGWAVIEVSDTGIGIPSEHRGQIFDRFYRVPGARSRTHESSGIGLAVVAELTQAQGGLARVEVGPGGSGTTFVIELPLATDGPAVAAAPSALASAHVEEMRRWEGARGGHPGMAALPERAAGGRPRVLIVDDNADMREYLRDLLTADVDVGVATDGEDALEQLRTDPDGVDLVLSDVMMPRLDGLGLLSAMRADERLSHIPVVVLSARAGPDAAVDALELGADDYVVKPFTASELRARLRSTLELARSRTIETRLQREHATRMEDLYAREHRVAEVLQRSLLPATLPAEPHLDVAGCYVAAEDVAVVGGDWYDAVILDDGTVVLTIGDVAGHGLSAAAVMGQLRSATRGYALRGDDPATLLRSLNALVAGIDGSPMVTCQVLRIDVARERLEIACAGHPPAIVAPSADAPPGLVASPGPPLGVTRSAMWETRVERLGDGALLVLYTDGLIERRSESLDAGLERLSEAVAALRGRTSKALADGLLDALRPPGGFADDVAVLVTALGPVDAAPLTVRLPANARSLATARRALRRWLAANGVDGPAGYDVVLALDEAASNAIEHAYGAGDGTVTVRAAREAGRLRFTVEDEGRWRAAREDDRGRGLGMIRRLMDGVEVTTGKHGTRVELVRLLGAAGGRDG; encoded by the coding sequence GTGCGAGGTGTCGACCAAGGATCGGGCGGCGAGTCCCTGGACTTCCTGTCGGGGGGCCGCGAGATGGGCCGGCTCATGCGCGAGCACGACTGGTCGGCGAGCGCGATCGGGCATCCCCGGTCCTGGCCGCAGAGCCTGCGCACCGCGACCAGCATGTGCCTGAGCTCGCGCTTCCCGATGCTCATCTGGTGGGGGCCGCAGCTCGTCAAGGTCTACAACGACAGCTACGTCCCGATACTCGGCGACAAGCACCCCCGCGCGCTCGGCGCGCCGGGCCGCCAGGTCTGGCCGGAGATCTGGGACGTCATCGGGCCGATGCTCGATGGCGTCATGACCGAGGGGCGCGCGACGTGGTCCGAGGACCAGTTGTTGCTCATGACGCGCGCGGGCTTTGAGGAAGAGACGTACTTCACGTTCTCCTACAGCCCGATCATCGACGAGTCCGGCGGGGTCGGCGGCGTGTTCTGCGCGGTGACCGAGACCACCCGCAGCGTGCTCGGGGCGCGGCGCCTGCGCGTGCTCACCGAGGTCGCCGACCGCGCCGGCGGCACGCACGACCTCGCCGCCGTCGCGCGCTCGGTGATCGCCGCGCTGGCGGCGGACGCCGCGGACGTCCCGTTCGCCCTGCTCTACGAGGGCGCCCGCCTCGTGGCCGCAACGGGCGTGACGGCCCGCACCGAGGCGCGGCTCGCCGAGCTGGTCCCGGGCGGTGGCCACGGGCTGGACACGGTGCTCAACGCGACCGGGCGCGCGCCGAGGATCGTCCCCGCCCCACCGGCGATCGAGCTCGCCGGCCCCGACCCGGCTGCGCTCGCCGGCGCATACGTGGCGGCGCTGGACTGCGGCGACGGATCGTGGCGCCTCGTGCTCGGCGTACCCGCGCGCCTCGCGCTCGACGACGAGCTGCGCCGCTTTCACCGGCTGCTCTCCCGCGCCGTCGCCACCGCCCTGTCCGCCGCCTTCGTCCTTGAGGAGGAGCGCGCCCGCACGACGGCGCTGGCCGAGCTCGACCGCGCGAAGACCGACTTCTTCACGAACATCTCGCACGAGTTCCGCACGCCGCTCACGCTGATGCTGGGCCCGCTCGAGGACGAGCTCGCGCGCCGTCCGGCGGCCGACGGCGACGGCGACGGCGACGGCGACGGCGACGGCGACGGCGTCGCGATCGCCCACCGCAACGCCATGCGCCTGCTGCGTCTCGTCAACGCGCTGCTGGACTTCTCGCGCGCCGAGACCGGCGGGACGCGAGCCGACGCGCGGCCCACCGACCTTGCCGCCCTCACCGCACAGCTGGCCTCCAACTTCGAGTCCGCGGTGCGCGACGCGGGCCTGTCGTTCGAGGTCGACGTCGCCGCGCTGGTGGCGCCCGTGCAGGTCGACCCCGAGCTGTGGGAGCGCATCCTGCTCAACCTGCTGTCGAACGCGCTGAAGCACACGTTCGACGGGTCGATCACGGTCCACGGCGCCCAACGCGATGGCTGGGCGGTCATCGAGGTCTCCGACACCGGCATCGGCATCCCGTCCGAGCACCGCGGCCAGATCTTCGACCGCTTCTACCGCGTCCCCGGGGCCCGCTCGCGCACGCACGAGAGCAGCGGCATCGGGCTCGCGGTGGTGGCCGAGCTCACCCAGGCTCAGGGCGGCCTGGCCCGCGTGGAGGTCGGGCCCGGGGGCTCGGGAACGACGTTCGTCATCGAGCTGCCGCTGGCGACCGACGGGCCGGCGGTCGCCGCGGCGCCCTCGGCGCTCGCGTCGGCGCACGTCGAGGAGATGCGCCGTTGGGAAGGCGCGCGCGGCGGGCACCCGGGTATGGCGGCGCTGCCGGAGCGGGCCGCCGGGGGCCGCCCGCGGGTGCTCATCGTCGACGACAACGCGGACATGCGCGAGTACCTTCGCGACCTGCTGACCGCCGACGTCGACGTCGGCGTGGCCACGGACGGCGAGGACGCCCTCGAGCAGCTGCGCACGGACCCCGACGGGGTGGATCTCGTGCTCAGCGACGTCATGATGCCGCGGCTCGACGGGCTGGGGCTGCTCAGCGCGATGCGCGCGGACGAACGGCTCTCGCACATCCCGGTGGTCGTGCTGTCCGCGCGCGCCGGCCCGGACGCCGCCGTCGACGCGCTCGAGCTCGGCGCCGACGACTACGTGGTCAAGCCGTTCACCGCGTCGGAGCTGCGCGCCCGGCTGCGGTCGACGCTTGAGCTCGCGCGCAGCCGGACGATCGAGACGAGGCTCCAGCGCGAGCACGCGACGCGCATGGAGGACCTCTACGCGCGCGAGCACCGCGTCGCCGAGGTGCTGCAGCGCAGCCTGCTCCCGGCGACGCTGCCGGCCGAGCCGCATCTCGACGTGGCCGGGTGCTACGTCGCCGCCGAGGACGTGGCGGTGGTCGGGGGCGACTGGTACGACGCGGTGATCCTCGACGACGGGACCGTGGTGCTCACGATCGGCGACGTCGCGGGGCACGGGCTGTCCGCCGCCGCCGTGATGGGCCAGCTGCGCAGCGCCACGCGTGGCTACGCGCTGCGCGGCGACGATCCGGCCACCCTCCTGCGCTCGCTGAACGCGCTCGTGGCGGGGATAGACGGCTCGCCCATGGTCACCTGCCAGGTTCTGCGCATCGACGTGGCGCGCGAGCGGCTGGAGATCGCGTGCGCCGGCCATCCGCCCGCGATCGTCGCGCCCTCGGCCGATGCGCCGCCGGGCCTGGTGGCGAGCCCCGGCCCCCCGCTCGGCGTCACGCGATCGGCGATGTGGGAGACGCGGGTGGAGCGCCTCGGCGACGGAGCGCTGCTCGTGCTCTACACCGACGGCCTCATCGAGCGGCGCTCGGAGAGCCTGGACGCCGGGCTCGAGCGGCTGTCGGAGGCCGTCGCCGCGCTGCGGGGACGGACGTCGAAGGCGCTCGCGGACGGGCTGCTCGACGCGCTGCGACCACCCGGCGGCTTCGCGGACGACGTGGCGGTGCTCGTCACTGCGCTCGGACCGGTCGATGCCGCCCCCCTCACGGTGCGCCTCCCCGCGAACGCGCGGAGCCTCGCGACGGCGCGCCGCGCGCTGCGACGGTGGCTGGCCGCCAACGGCGTCGACGGGCCGGCCGGATACGACGTCGTGCTTGCCCTCGACGAGGCGGCGAGCAACGCGATCGAGCACGCATACGGGGCGGGCGATGGCACCGTCACCGTCCGGGCCGCGCGCGAGGCGGGGCGCCTGCGCTTCACCGTTGAGGACGAGGGCCGCTGGCGTGCTGCGCGCGAGGACGACCGGGGCCGCGGATTGGGGATGATCCGCCGGCTGATGGACGGCGTCGAGGTCACGACCGGCAAGCACGGCACGCGCGTGGAACTGGTGCGCCTGCTCGGGGCGGCGGGCGGGCGCGATGGGTGA
- a CDS encoding CaiB/BaiF CoA transferase family protein — protein MTAALDGLRIVDFSRVLAGPFATMLLADLGATVVKVERPGGGDDTRAWGPPFDDRGQATYFQSVNRNKRTVALDLASDAGAAEARELVADADVVVENFRTGVMERLGLGYDDVRAVNPAVVYCSVTGFGSGGGASLPGYDLLVQAVGGLMSITGEPGHPPQKVGVALVDIIAGLFASTGILAALRHRDRTGEGQRVEVDLLSSLLAALVNQASAFTIAGVVPGQMGNAHPSIAPYEVLGTAEGDIAVAVGTDKQFAALGETLGLPEICSDPRFATNRDRVAHRDELRAALQRGLAHRTAADWADRLWRAGVPAGPVNDVAGAFALAERLGLDPTVDLPREDGGTTRLTRNPIRLSKTPATYRTAPPLLPDAS, from the coding sequence ATGACCGCCGCTCTCGACGGCCTGCGCATCGTCGACTTCTCCCGCGTGCTCGCCGGCCCCTTCGCCACCATGCTGCTCGCCGACCTCGGCGCCACCGTCGTCAAGGTCGAGCGCCCGGGCGGCGGCGACGACACCCGGGCGTGGGGCCCGCCCTTCGACGACCGCGGGCAGGCGACGTACTTCCAGTCGGTCAACCGCAACAAGCGCACCGTCGCGCTCGACCTCGCCTCCGACGCCGGCGCCGCGGAGGCCCGCGAGCTCGTCGCCGACGCCGACGTCGTCGTCGAGAACTTCCGCACCGGCGTCATGGAGCGGCTCGGGCTCGGCTACGACGACGTTCGCGCGGTCAACCCCGCGGTCGTCTACTGCTCGGTGACCGGCTTCGGGTCCGGCGGCGGCGCGAGCCTGCCGGGCTACGACCTGCTCGTGCAGGCGGTCGGCGGGCTCATGAGCATCACGGGCGAGCCGGGACACCCGCCCCAGAAGGTCGGCGTCGCGCTCGTCGACATCATCGCCGGGCTGTTCGCGAGCACCGGCATCCTCGCCGCGCTGCGCCACCGAGACCGAACCGGCGAGGGCCAGCGCGTCGAGGTCGACCTGCTGTCCTCGCTGCTGGCGGCGCTCGTCAACCAGGCGTCGGCGTTCACCATCGCGGGCGTGGTGCCCGGCCAGATGGGCAACGCGCACCCGAGCATCGCGCCCTACGAGGTGCTCGGCACCGCGGAGGGCGACATCGCCGTGGCGGTCGGCACGGACAAGCAGTTCGCCGCGCTGGGCGAGACGCTCGGGCTGCCCGAGATCTGCAGCGACCCGCGGTTCGCCACGAACCGCGACCGCGTCGCGCACCGCGACGAGCTGCGGGCCGCGCTCCAGCGCGGACTCGCCCACCGGACCGCCGCCGACTGGGCGGACCGGCTGTGGCGCGCCGGCGTCCCCGCGGGACCGGTCAACGACGTGGCCGGCGCCTTCGCCCTGGCCGAGCGGCTCGGACTCGACCCGACGGTCGACCTGCCGCGCGAGGACGGCGGGACGACGCGGCTGACGCGCAACCCGATCCGCCTGTCGAAGACGCCCGCGACGTACCGCACCGCCCCACCGCTGCTGCCCGATGCGAGCTGA
- a CDS encoding acyl-CoA dehydrogenase family protein has protein sequence MSTTTAAPAELRPTDFLGIDHLLDDEERMIRDTVRKFVAEQVTPHVGDWFEEGTIPRDLPARIGKLGLLGMHLSGYGCAGTSATAYGLACLELEAGDSGVRSLVSVQGSLAMYAIWRWGSEEQKQQWLPRMAAGEAIGCFGLTEPDSGSDPGSMRTRARRDGDDWVLNGQKMWITNGSIADVAVVWAATDEGVRGFAVPTDTPGFSAPEIHKKLSLRASITSELVLDDVRLPDSARLPEATSLRGPLSCLNEARFGIVFGAAGAARACFEAALDYAKTRIQFDQPIASFQLVQAKLANMAVEVNRATLLALHLGRMKDEGRLRPEHVSMGKLANVNAALEVARTARQVLGANGITLEYPVIRHMNNLESVVTYEGTADIHQLVIGGALTGIQAFR, from the coding sequence ATGAGCACGACCACCGCCGCGCCCGCCGAGCTTCGCCCGACCGACTTCCTCGGCATCGACCATCTCCTCGACGACGAGGAGCGGATGATCCGCGACACCGTACGCAAGTTCGTCGCCGAGCAGGTCACGCCGCACGTCGGCGACTGGTTCGAGGAGGGGACGATCCCGCGCGACCTGCCGGCGCGGATCGGCAAGCTCGGCCTCCTCGGGATGCACCTGAGCGGCTACGGCTGCGCCGGCACGAGCGCGACGGCGTACGGCCTCGCGTGCCTGGAGCTCGAGGCCGGCGACAGCGGCGTGCGGTCGCTCGTGTCCGTGCAGGGCTCGCTGGCGATGTACGCGATCTGGCGCTGGGGCTCGGAGGAGCAGAAGCAGCAGTGGCTGCCGCGGATGGCCGCCGGCGAGGCGATCGGCTGCTTCGGCCTCACCGAGCCGGACTCCGGCTCCGACCCCGGCTCGATGCGCACCCGCGCGCGCCGCGACGGCGACGACTGGGTCCTCAACGGCCAGAAGATGTGGATCACGAACGGCTCGATCGCCGACGTCGCGGTCGTCTGGGCGGCGACGGACGAGGGCGTGCGCGGCTTCGCCGTCCCGACCGACACGCCCGGCTTCAGCGCCCCCGAGATCCACAAGAAGCTCTCGCTGCGCGCCTCGATCACGTCGGAGCTCGTGCTCGACGACGTGCGCCTGCCCGACAGCGCCCGCCTGCCCGAGGCCACCTCGCTGCGCGGTCCGCTGTCCTGCCTCAACGAGGCCCGCTTCGGCATCGTCTTCGGCGCCGCCGGCGCCGCGCGCGCGTGCTTCGAGGCGGCGCTGGACTACGCCAAGACGCGCATCCAGTTCGACCAGCCGATCGCGTCCTTCCAGCTCGTGCAGGCGAAGCTGGCCAACATGGCCGTCGAGGTCAACCGTGCCACGCTGCTCGCGCTGCACCTGGGCCGCATGAAGGACGAGGGCCGCCTGCGCCCCGAGCACGTCTCGATGGGCAAGCTCGCCAACGTCAACGCCGCGCTCGAGGTCGCCCGCACTGCCCGCCAGGTGCTCGGCGCCAACGGCATCACCCTCGAGTATCCGGTCATCCGCCACATGAACAACCTCGAGTCCGTCGTCACCTACGAGGGCACCGCCGACATCCACCAGCTCGTCATCGGCGGCGCGCTGACCGGCATCCAGGCGTTCCGGTAG
- a CDS encoding GntR family transcriptional regulator, whose translation MAIAPARGPQTTPQHALEWLRAAIVSGDLRPGQRIAQEDVAERIGISVAPVREALRVLEQEGQVTYLPRRGYFVTELRIADLEEIYALRRVLEERAARHALPTLDDDALQRLTLAARDCVDAAYASDIAGELEANRRFHFAMLDAPDQPHTTRLIRQLWDSTEAYRALYYNSADERAAATDAHDRIIDAVRDRDADRLVAELDAHRDRALEVLRGILD comes from the coding sequence ATGGCGATCGCACCGGCCCGCGGCCCGCAGACCACGCCCCAGCATGCGCTGGAGTGGCTGCGGGCGGCGATCGTCTCGGGCGATCTGCGGCCCGGGCAGCGCATCGCGCAGGAGGACGTCGCCGAGCGCATCGGCATCAGCGTGGCGCCGGTGCGCGAGGCGCTGCGCGTGCTCGAGCAGGAGGGCCAGGTCACGTACCTGCCCCGCCGCGGCTACTTCGTCACCGAGCTACGCATCGCGGACCTGGAGGAGATCTACGCGCTGCGCCGCGTGCTCGAGGAGCGCGCGGCGCGGCACGCCCTGCCGACGCTCGACGACGACGCGCTGCAGCGCCTCACGCTCGCGGCGCGCGACTGCGTCGACGCCGCCTATGCGAGCGACATCGCCGGTGAGCTCGAGGCCAACCGGCGCTTTCACTTCGCGATGCTCGACGCGCCCGACCAGCCGCACACGACCCGGCTGATCCGGCAGCTGTGGGACTCGACCGAGGCCTACCGGGCGCTCTACTACAACTCCGCTGACGAGCGGGCGGCCGCGACCGACGCGCACGACCGGATCATCGACGCGGTCCGCGACCGGGACGCCGACCGGCTGGTCGCCGAGCTCGACGCGCACCGCGACCGCGCGCTCGAGGTGCTGCGCGGCATCCTCGACTGA
- a CDS encoding peptide chain release factor 3 produces MTIDAPAHPLSTVAAEAARRRTFAIISHPDAGKTTLTEKLLLYGGAVGEAGTVGAGNGRRAATSDWMEIERRRGISVTSTVLRFEHGDTVLNLLDTPGHRDFSEDTLRVLAAADCAVMLLDAAKGVERQTLRLFEVARARRIPLITFVNKYDKPGMDPLAMLDHIEQVLDLAPYPITWPVGIPGDFRGVVDRRDGAFHRFTRTARGATRAGDEVLTADEAREREGDAWTVAEEELELLDAVTGDLDLEAYATGAATPVFFGSAVSNFGVGLLLDALLELAPSAQPRPTVDGPQRDLDAPFAGFVFKVQANMDRRHRDRVAFLRVCSGRFERGMKAVNARTGRPFTMAYAHEVFGDERASIDEAFPGDVVGVVNAAELRVGDTLYAGDPARFPPIPSLAPEHFVTVSNLDTTRRKHFQRGLDQLAEEGVIHLLRRDPVADPTPILAGVGPLQFEVAVERLRTEFGVPVRVDHANWSHARRTDAAGAEVVRTSRWAELVYRSDGMLLALFAGDFALDRFERDHPDVLLDRLLDR; encoded by the coding sequence ATGACGATCGACGCCCCCGCCCACCCGCTCAGCACCGTCGCCGCCGAGGCCGCCCGCCGGCGGACCTTCGCGATCATCTCCCATCCGGACGCCGGCAAGACGACGTTGACCGAGAAGCTGCTGCTCTACGGCGGCGCCGTCGGCGAGGCCGGCACCGTCGGCGCGGGCAACGGACGACGCGCCGCGACGTCGGACTGGATGGAGATCGAACGCCGCCGCGGCATCTCGGTCACGTCCACCGTCCTGCGCTTCGAGCACGGCGACACCGTGCTGAACCTGCTCGACACCCCGGGCCACCGCGACTTCTCCGAGGACACCCTGCGCGTGCTCGCCGCCGCCGACTGCGCCGTGATGCTGCTCGACGCGGCCAAGGGCGTCGAGCGCCAGACGCTGCGCCTGTTCGAGGTCGCCCGCGCGCGGCGCATCCCGCTCATCACGTTCGTCAACAAGTACGACAAGCCCGGCATGGATCCGCTGGCGATGCTCGACCACATCGAGCAGGTGCTGGATCTCGCCCCGTACCCGATCACGTGGCCGGTCGGCATCCCCGGCGACTTCCGCGGCGTCGTCGACCGCCGCGACGGCGCCTTCCACCGCTTCACCCGCACGGCGCGTGGCGCGACCCGCGCCGGCGACGAGGTCCTCACCGCCGACGAGGCGCGCGAGCGCGAGGGCGACGCCTGGACCGTGGCCGAGGAGGAGCTCGAGCTGCTCGACGCGGTCACCGGCGATCTCGACCTCGAGGCCTACGCCACGGGCGCCGCGACGCCGGTGTTCTTCGGGTCGGCCGTCTCGAACTTCGGCGTCGGCCTGCTGCTCGACGCGCTGCTCGAGCTCGCCCCGTCCGCCCAGCCGCGGCCGACCGTCGACGGCCCGCAGCGCGACCTCGACGCACCGTTCGCCGGGTTCGTCTTCAAGGTCCAGGCGAACATGGACCGCCGCCACCGCGACCGCGTCGCGTTCCTGCGGGTCTGCTCCGGGCGCTTCGAGCGCGGCATGAAGGCGGTCAACGCGCGCACCGGACGGCCGTTCACGATGGCCTACGCGCACGAGGTCTTCGGCGACGAGCGCGCCTCGATCGACGAGGCGTTCCCCGGTGACGTCGTCGGCGTCGTCAACGCCGCGGAGCTGCGCGTCGGCGACACCCTGTACGCCGGCGACCCGGCTCGCTTCCCGCCGATCCCGAGCCTCGCCCCCGAGCACTTCGTCACCGTCTCGAACCTCGACACCACGCGGCGCAAGCACTTCCAGCGCGGCCTGGACCAGCTCGCCGAGGAGGGCGTCATCCACCTCCTGCGCCGCGATCCGGTCGCCGACCCCACCCCCATCCTCGCCGGCGTCGGCCCGCTGCAGTTCGAGGTGGCCGTCGAGCGGCTGCGCACCGAGTTCGGCGTGCCCGTGCGCGTCGACCACGCGAACTGGTCGCACGCGCGGCGCACCGACGCCGCCGGGGCCGAGGTGGTCCGCACCAGCCGCTGGGCCGAGCTCGTCTACCGCAGCGACGGGATGCTGCTGGCGTTGTTCGCCGGCGACTTCGCCCTCGACCGCTTCGAGCGCGACCACCCCGACGTCCTGCTGGACCGCCTCCTCGACCGATAG
- a CDS encoding family 16 glycosylhydrolase, translating into MTRALAPALLALCCAGLAACGGGSGGRTTETSSFRGPEPAAWRVSVHPLGRGAFRAANVTFGPQGLALALPAGTLDGGEVQATELRGDGTYRARLRASSAPGSLSAFFLYLHDHATDSSDELDFEIPAGEPHRAILTVWRVGTKTPADQRTVALDFDPAAALHDYAFVREGGEVRFEIDGREAFRSAKAPTAALRPIFNAWYPTWLEPSVPTAAGEMLVDRYQFTG; encoded by the coding sequence GTGACGCGTGCCCTCGCCCCGGCGCTGCTGGCGCTCTGCTGTGCCGGCCTCGCCGCCTGCGGCGGGGGGTCCGGCGGCCGGACAACCGAGACGTCGAGCTTCCGCGGACCGGAGCCGGCGGCGTGGCGGGTCTCGGTGCACCCGCTCGGCCGGGGCGCGTTCCGGGCGGCCAACGTGACGTTCGGTCCGCAGGGGCTGGCGCTGGCGCTGCCCGCCGGGACGCTCGACGGCGGTGAGGTCCAGGCGACGGAGCTGCGCGGCGACGGCACGTACCGCGCCCGGCTGCGCGCGAGCTCCGCCCCCGGCTCGCTGAGCGCGTTCTTCCTCTACCTGCACGACCACGCGACCGACTCGAGCGACGAGCTCGACTTCGAGATCCCGGCGGGCGAGCCGCACCGGGCGATCCTGACCGTGTGGCGGGTCGGCACGAAGACGCCGGCCGACCAGCGCACCGTCGCACTCGACTTCGACCCCGCCGCGGCGCTGCACGACTACGCGTTCGTGCGCGAGGGCGGGGAGGTGCGCTTCGAGATCGACGGGCGCGAGGCGTTCCGCTCGGCGAAGGCGCCGACCGCCGCGCTGCGGCCGATCTTCAACGCCTGGTACCCGACGTGGCTGGAGCCCTCGGTGCCGACCGCGGCCGGCGAGATGCTCGTCGACCGCTACCAGTTCACGGGCTGA